One Methanobacterium sp. genomic window, ATAGTAACAAATATCACGTATTGTACTCAACACAGGTATTTTTTCCAAAAATCTTGAGGAAAACCTTGAAACTTTACATAATGCAAGAAAAACCATTTTTTTCATAAAAATACTCCAACGTATCTAGTTTAGTATTTGATAATATACAATTTTTTTTTTAAAAAAATTATCTTTCATTCCAATAATTATTTTCTTAAAAGTATATTCTTTGTTTCTTGGAATAAATTTCAACATCAAATTATTGTGTCATCCATACAATTTGATTAATTTTTGATTCCAAATCCTCGGAATGAACTTGTAACACCTTAACAATCCTTTTCATGTAATGTAGAAACAATTTCTGATACTCTATCACTCCATGTATTTGCTTTAAGAAATTTTAATCTATCTTTTTCAGAATATTTCAATTTAAATTTATTTTTTATTAATTTATTCAGTATGTCAAGCAATGTTTCTTTGTCACGATAAAATTCAACAAATTTCTCAAATCTTTTTATTTCTGGATAAAAAATGGATATTATGGGTTTGTTGTAATTTATGTATTCATATAACTTTATTGGATCGGCAGATTTAGTTAGGTCATTTAATTTAAATGGTAAAATGAAACAATCAAAATTTTTTACAATTTCTATAAGTTCAGAATGTTCAACTGAACCATAAAAGACATATTTGTGTGTCTGTGCAGATGATAATGATAGCTCTTGAGGACCAATTAGATGAAATTCAATATTTTCAATATTTTCAACACAATAGTCCAATGAAGAAAAGTCTAACCATGAAGAAATAGTCCCAACGAAACCAATTCGATATTTTTTTTTAGTTTTTGCATCGATTTTTTTGCTATTATGAATTCTTCCATTAAATGCATTACGCACAACTTTAACATCTTTTCGGGAAGATCTATTAATAATCTCTTTTTTTAATTTTTCACTTGACGCAAAAATTTTCCAAGATGATTTTAATAACTCTTTTTCAATATTCAAAACATTCTTCCTTTTTTCTTTTTTGTCAAAAAAATTTGCAGCGTCATCCATACAATCATATACTATCTTAATATCTATATCTTTAGGAAGAAAATCATAAAGGAGTGGGAAGGTTAGCCAGATCAAATCCGGTTTTAATTCATTGATTATTCTTTGTATTTTTCCCATGAGGTGAATATTGTTTAATTTATCTGTAATTGCGAGATTCAGATCAAATGGAAATATAAAAAATCCATTGACTTTAAGCCCATTAATTGAATTATGAACTAATTTCCAGCGTTTGAAACTAATTGGATAAAGAACAGTTATATCATAGTATTCATTCAAACCTTCAGCCAAAAAATGAGGTCTTTGTTTAATCCAATTCCAATCTATATGCATTATATAAAGTATTTTTGGTTTTTGTTTCATTTTATGCCATTTGTTGATTTTTAATATGATTTCAGTAATTATTGATTTTTTTTTGAAAAAGAATTTAAAAAACTTGAAATAATAATTTAAATTTCTTTTTTTTCCAATTAAGTTCTTGTAAATTGCATATAATATGAAAATGTTGTTTTTGTCCACCGTTTCAGATAATGTCCTTTTCAATGAAGAGGTTGATTAATATTATACTAAATATGACTTAAATCCTTTTTGAATTAATATGTGATATCTATAATGTAGGGGATGCTTTCTATAAAAAATTATATGATATGGATTCGTTTGTTTGTTCTGAATTTTTTCCGTATATAGAATTTGGAACAGAAATTAAAAAGGGAGTTTTTTGTCAAGACCTTGAGAATTTAACATTTACAAACAAATCATTTGATTTAATAATAACTGAAGATGATTTAGGATGTGTAAAAGATTTGAAAGGGGATCTAAGGAATTTAGGGTAAAAGTGGATTATTATATTTTCACGGTTTCGTTTTTTTTGATAATTATATTATAAATAGGGCGGATACTTCTGGGAGTCGAGATTTTTTAATTTTGCCTCCCGAATTTCACGAAAGTTAGAGAGGCCAAGGATTAGCATATGGCATTTGGTTTAGATATATTCCAATTTTTTAATTATGTTGGCTTTGAAACTCGTGCGGATTTTTCTAGATTTTCTGATTACAAATAAAAAAATATATGATAGTTTTGTTTTTATATCGAAGGAAAAAATGATTTTCATGATAGATTAAGATATAGAAAAATTTTATGGTAGTTAGGGGTTAGTTATACCTGCTCTTAAACCAGCATAGTATGAAAAAAATAGCTTCTTATCATTATAGTATAAGCTGAGGAATATGGGGATTAAAATTGCCAAAATAATTTGAATTAATAAAAAAACCAAGAAATCATTTTTTTTAGCCCATTTCCGCATAAAAATCCAGCGGTTACGGGTTATGTAATATAATCCCATAGGTTTGGATATTCCCCCTCCTGATCTTGATACTTTGTGCCATATGTGGGATGTGGGGATGTATAAACTTTTAAATCCTTCCTGGTTTGCCCTGAGGGTCCAGTCACTTTCTTCAAAGTATAAAAAGTAGTTTTCGTCCATTAAACCTATTTTCTTTATTACTTCGGTTTTAATCAAAAAAGCAGAGCCACTAACATACTCCACTTCATCTATCTCATCGTATTGCCCATTATCAGTCTCATTGGTTCCAATCTGAATGCCACGACTAAATTTCCAGGATATTTTACATCCTGCACTCCATATGGTCTGTGGTTTATCATAAAAGTAGATCTTAGGGCCCAGGATGCCCACATCATCACGGGTATTTCTATTATTGATCAATTCTTGTAAAAAGTTTTCATCAACCACGGTATCATTGTTCAGGAGTAAAATATAATCTGGATAAAGGAATTCAAGGGCGAATTTGATTCCCACGTTGTTCCCACCTGGAAAACCTCTATTTTCACTATTTTTAATGAGGGTAATATGTTTTTTAGTTAAATTTTCTGTTTTCAAAGGTATTTCATCCTTTTTAAAGGTTTCATTATATTCGTAGGTTGTAATAGGTTTGTTATGAGGATTGTAGTTAAAAAAACTGGATTCAACTGGCAAGATACCTGAACAATAGTCTCTGATTTTATTAATAGAATCATCTTCAGAAGCATTATCCACTAAAACTACATCAAAATTAGAGTAATTAATTTGAAATAATGATTCCAAACATTCAATGGTGTCTTCCCAACCATTCCAATTTAAAATTACAATGGATACGCGAGGACAATTCATCGAAAACACCATGGATATGTGATGATACAAAAAAGAATAGATAAATTCATTTAAATTTTTTCCTCAACAACTTATTCTCTTTTTGAATAATGTAAATTTCACGTTTAAGGAGGCTTATTTGAGTTGCCACGAACCCGAAAATAAGTATTTGTATCCCTGAGATTATAAGTAAAACCATTACAAACATTAATGGCCGTGTTGGATCTAGAGTGCCCATCAGATACTCTTTAAATAGGTATATTGCAATAATAATGCCAAAAAGACATATCAAAAGTCCAACTAACCCAAAAAGCATCATTGGCCTTTCGTAAAATGTGAATAAAAGATGTGAAATGGTGGTGGATTTAAACTGAACTTTGGATTCGCCTAGTTTTCTCCCTTTCAGCTTCACAGGAATCTCTTTAACTTCAAAGCCTATTGCTATGGCTTTTGAAAGT contains:
- a CDS encoding glycosyltransferase family 2 protein; protein product: MNCPRVSIVILNWNGWEDTIECLESLFQINYSNFDVVLVDNASEDDSINKIRDYCSGILPVESSFFNYNPHNKPITTYEYNETFKKDEIPLKTENLTKKHITLIKNSENRGFPGGNNVGIKFALEFLYPDYILLLNNDTVVDENFLQELINNRNTRDDVGILGPKIYFYDKPQTIWSAGCKISWKFSRGIQIGTNETDNGQYDEIDEVEYVSGSAFLIKTEVIKKIGLMDENYFLYFEESDWTLRANQEGFKSLYIPTSHIWHKVSRSGGGISKPMGLYYITRNRWIFMRKWAKKNDFLVFLLIQIILAILIPIFLSLYYNDKKLFFSYYAGLRAGITNP
- a CDS encoding glycosyltransferase family 1 protein, producing the protein MDKNNIFILYAIYKNLIGKKRNLNYYFKFFKFFFKKKSIITEIILKINKWHKMKQKPKILYIMHIDWNWIKQRPHFLAEGLNEYYDITVLYPISFKRWKLVHNSINGLKVNGFFIFPFDLNLAITDKLNNIHLMGKIQRIINELKPDLIWLTFPLLYDFLPKDIDIKIVYDCMDDAANFFDKKEKRKNVLNIEKELLKSSWKIFASSEKLKKEIINRSSRKDVKVVRNAFNGRIHNSKKIDAKTKKKYRIGFVGTISSWLDFSSLDYCVENIENIEFHLIGPQELSLSSAQTHKYVFYGSVEHSELIEIVKNFDCFILPFKLNDLTKSADPIKLYEYINYNKPIISIFYPEIKRFEKFVEFYRDKETLLDILNKLIKNKFKLKYSEKDRLKFLKANTWSDRVSEIVSTLHEKDC